GTTCTTGGGCGGGTACCGGTGTGCACACAAACATCCTAGGGGGGTACATGTGCCTGAGCGCACAGCGGCCTCAGTGTGGGGACAGGGCCCCCCTGCGGGGTGCGTCACCTGTGTCACACTGAGGGCTCAGGGGTGCGTGCATgtaggtgtgtgtgggtgtgcaggTACCCAGTAGAGAAGTGCTTGGGGAAAGGGACATGTGATGATGTACGTGGGGACCAGGGCAGTCGAGGACCCTCAGGGCTTGAGGAGAGACCTGTGAGTGACGCCAGGTCCCTCTGTGTCTTATCCCTGCCTTGTGCCAGGCTGAGCAACGCCAAGAAGCAGGCGGTCCACACGGTCATGGGCATCTGGATGGTGTCCTTCATCCTGTCGGCCCTGCCTGCCGTCGGCTGGCATGACACGAGTGAGCGCTTCTATACCCACGGCTGCCGCTTCATCGTGGCTGAGATTGGCCTGGGCTTTGGTGTCTGCTTCCTGCTGCTGGTGGGCGGCAGCATGGCCATGGGTGCTGTCTGCACGGCCATTGCCCTCTTCCAGACACTGGCAGTGCAGGTGGGGCGCCGGGCAGACCGCCGTGCCTTCACCGTGCCCACTATTGTGGTGGAGGACGCGCAGGGCAAGCGCCGCTCCTCCATCGACGGCTCGGAGCCTGCCAGGACCTCGCTGCAGATCACTGGCCTGGTGGCCACCATCGTGGTCATCTACGACTgcctcatgggcttccctgtgctGGTGGGTGAGCCTGGCGGGTGGTAGGAGCCCCGAGGGGGGACATGGGCTCTGGGACAGACTAGGGCTGGGTGCTCCAGGCATTAGCAGCTGAATCTTCCTCACACTGATCCTTTCAGGAGGCATCATCATCACCCCTACTTTATAAGTtatgaaactgaagttcagataGGTCAAGTGACCAATATACAGTCAGGGCAGCTGTGGTGGGAACTGAACCCACGTTAGGTGGCTGCAGAGACCAGGGTCTTTCCATCACACGGCAGGAGACTTTCCACCCCTGATCTGGGTGAGATCCACTTGATACAGAGGGTATGGAAGGTGGGCTCACAGGCTTCCTCTTGGGCCCAGGTCCCAGGGTGGACAGAGGGGGAATGTGGTATGGCAGAATTGGCTTTGGTCCTGAATTGGGAGGCAGGACAGGCCTTGAATGTGTGCTGGAGAGTTGGACTTGATCCCAGCGGCCGAACAAGCtttcaggtgatgctagtggtaaagaacctgcctgccagtgtgggagatgtaagagatgtgggtttgatccctggatcggaaagatcccctggagaagggcatttcaatctgctccagtattcttgcctggagaaccccgtggacacaggagcctggcgggttatggtccatggggtcacaaagagctggacacaactgaagcaacttagcttgcaTGCACCAGCAGCTGAGGAAGGTCAAGGTGAGGGCTGGTCTGAAGACCCTGCCAGGTAGGGTCCAAGGTCCATGGAGGCTGCCTGGGCTCCTGTCTATGAGGCTGTGCTCCAGGCCTAGCCCAAGAATGATGTCTGGACTCAGTAGCCAAGCCCTCCCACACATAAGGTTCCAGCCCAGCCCCTGAAGAGGGTCTAGAGCTGGACAGGGACGGGTGGAGGGGCAAGGACCCCAAGAGAGGCTTCATCCCAGCAGCTGAGCAGGGCATCACTGCAGGACCCCAGCTTCAGCAGGTGACAGGTAGGGGGGTGGCAGCTTCATAGGTAGGGTGTAGCCCCACCCTTAACGGGTCTGGTACCCCTTAGATGGAGACCTCCTGTGTGCAGTGGGGCCCTTTGCTGGTAGAGAGAAGGCACATGTGTGAAATTGCAGAGCCAGATGGGAATAGCAGTGGGGTAGGGCCCCCCAGCTTCTCTTCAGTAGTGAATAGATGGGAGTACTGTTTATGGAACCCACATGATGCTGCAGGGCTGGTGCAGTGTCTGGAATCTTTGCCTCAAGATGTTCTcggcccatttcacagatgaaggaacTGGGCCCCAGAGAGGTTTAGCATCAttctgaaggtcacacagctcgcGTGGAAGAACCAATGTATGTCTGCATCATGCCCACTTCGGCTCTGAAAGGGGAATGGTTCAGTGTCACTCTAAATGGAGGAGTGAACTCCCCTGGGAGCAGAGGAATGAGGGGCCCCTGGGCCATGAGCCAAAAGCCACCGAGATAGACCCTCTGATCCTCAGAAACTGCTTTGATTCCCCACTTGGGTCTGCGGTCAGCCCCAAGAGTAGAGGCAGGGCCAAGGAGATCACGAGCCAGGGAGCAAGGAGGATGGTAGAAAGGCTCTGATCCGGGAGATTGGAGACCTGGCTCTCAAAAATGGGATGGTAATCCTGGCTCCCCGTCCTCGGGTGGTCACAGATGAAACGAGGGAGGGAGGCCATACTCAGTGCTTCCCGGTGCGCACACAGTCTTGTGACCGTCCATCTTGGCAGTGAGCAGCTGTCGGTGGGCGGGCATGGACTTTTCCCTTCACACTCCGGCCCTTTCCTGCCCAAGAAGAGCCTGGAGTTCTGTcacctcctctgcctccttctgtGGCGGATGGGCAGTCAGACCTGCCCTGCATATGGGagaactgaggctgggaggggaAGCGGGGTGATGGGGGTCCTGCCGGGTGCCAGGCCGACCCCTGTGCCCACAGGTGGTGAGCTTCAGCAGCCTACGGGCAGATGCCTCGGCCCCCTGGATGGCACTGTGTGTGCTGTGGTGCTCGGTGACCCAGGCCCTGCTGCTGCCCGTCTTCCTCTGGGCCTGTGACCGCTACCGCGCTGATCTCAAGGCTGTCTGGGAGAAGTGTATGGCCCTCATGGCCAATGATGAGGATTCGGATGATGGTGAGGAAGGCCCTGTGGAGAGTGGCGCCTGGGGGAGATCAGTGGGGTCAGTGGGAGGACAGGTTTCAGATTCCCTGATTTACCCCAGAGGTGCTTGAACCCCTAAGGGACCTAGTGTCCCATGGAGCATTCTTCTGTCTGGCTTGCCCCTCTACTAGGGTTTCAGTTAATCAGATGTTCCGGTTAACAGTGGCTGTGGACTCCAGCCTGAATATTTCCTGGAGTCTCTGACTTTAGGGGTCCTGGCGAACTGCCCCCAGGGGCTCCTGAGGACCCAGTCCTGTCTCTCCCCAGCAGTAACAATGTGACCCTGGGCTAAGACCCTGCCACCTGCCAGGTAGTGTCAACGCCTTGTGTCTATTTAGTTCCCATCCCCATAGAGGAAACTGGCTCAGGGTCTGTGACTTCCCCAGCCCCGCAACTAAAAGggggcagagtcaggatttgaacagaGCACCccacccttctccttttctgcTAGCCGGCCCACCAGCCCTGCATGTGTCTCTAGGGGTCTCTGGGGGTTCACTCCTGAAGCCCCCCAAGTTTCCATGGCCCTAATCTTCTGCCCTGCCCTGCAGATACCAGCCTGGAAGGTGGTGTCCCCCCAGACCTAGTGCTGGAGCACTCTCTGGATTACAGCTACGGGGGCGACTTTGTGGCCCTGGACAGGATGGCCAAATATGAGCTctctgccctggaggaggggggcCTGCCCCAGTTCTATCCTCTGCGGCCCTTGCAGGAGGACAAGATGCAGTACCTGCAGGTAGAAAGAGGCAGGGCTGGAGACGCGCAATATGCATGGGGGGGATACCCTGACCTCTGCAAGGCCTTTCCTCTCTGAGTAGGAGCCCATCTTGTCCCAGGGTTGCCTTTCACCTCCCCAAATGGGCTGGCCCCAGGTCACAGAGCCCATGGGGGGCACCCCAGCCCCTGTGCCCCAGTTCCCTTGTGCGCTAGGAGGGTGCCCAACCTGGCACCTGTGTTATTTCCTTGGGGCTCAGCACCCCACTCAAGGGGACTTCTCCTCAGTTGACCCAAGCTACAGATGACAACACTGAGATTTGGCGAGATCGTCAGTTGCCCCAAATCGCACAGCTTCAAACCAGGGGCCCCTGGCCTGGTGATCCCCGACTCCAGGCCACCCTGCTCAGGGAGGGGAGGCTAGGTCCCCATTTTCCAGGTGGGTAATGGGTGGTAACCCGGCGATCCTCACAGGTCCCGCCTACGCGACGCTTCTCGCACGACGACGCAGACGTGTGGGCCGCCGTCCCGCTGCCCACGTTCCTGCCGCGCTGGGGCTCCGGCGAGGACCTGGCCGCCCTGGTGATGCCAGGCGGGCCCGATTGGCGCCGCGGCAGCCTGCTGGCCCTCGCAGAGGACGCTCCCCCCTTCCGCCCGCGACGTCGCTCGGCCGAGAGCCTGCTCTCGCTGCGCCCCCCGGTCCTGGACGACGGCCCGCGCCGCGCCCCCGGCTCGCCCCCCAGCAGCCCTTGCCGCCGCCCCGGGCCCGGCGTTCGGTGCGCCTCCGCCTCGCTGCTGCCCGACGCCTTCGCGCTGACAGCCTTCGAGCGGGAGCCGCAGTCCCTGCGCCGCCAGCCCGGCCCGCCAGGGCCCTTCCCCGCCTGCGCCCTTGCCCCCGACCGCGCCCAGCCCGGTGGGGACGTGGCGCCCCCTGGCGGCGGCGCGGAGAGGAGCCCCAGGCCGCTCCCGGCCGCACACGCGCATCCCGGGACCCTGCGGACCGGCCTGAGCGCGTCGTGGGGCGAGCCCGGGGGTCTGCGCGCGGCGGGCGCGGGCAGCACCAGCAGCTTCTTAAGCTCGCCCTCGGAGTCGTCGGGCTACGTCACACTGCACTCGGATTCCCTGGGTTCCGCGTCCTAGGACCCGCCGGCGCCTCCCGCAAGTCACCAGGCGGGCTGGGCCGCCTACGGGGCCAAAGCACCAAAGATGCCACCCTAGCCCGGGCTGGGCTTGGGGCAAGCTGCCCGGACATGTGCCAGCCTTGACGGGGCGACCATTGCCTGGAGGGACGACGGCCCCCCTGGACAACCACCCTGGTTACAGACTAGCCTCTGGGCAGGGCACCCCCGGGGCAGAGTGAGGCTGGGGCCTGGGAAAAGGTGGGCTCCACACGGAGCAACTGGGCtagggtgatggtgatggtgggttGCCCAGAGAGGGACACCGCCAAACAGAACAAAGCCCAGCCGTGCAGGAGCCAGCAGACTCCATCCGGCTTTCTACTCTGCACTGTAATTGTCACACCTCAGGGGGTGGGGTACAGAGGGTCTCTAAGCACAGGGGTCTTCGGAGCCCAAGCCAAGTTCTCTGAGCAGGTCTCCCTGCTGACCTGTTCTGCCTCGCTTTCCCCATCTGTGATGAGCAGGTGACCATGTTAACTCTCAGGACTGTTTGGACAGGTCTCCTGGTCTGTGTAACCTGGCCACGGAGTGGACAGGGAGGGAAAGTAGTGTAGGATCCTCCCAGGGTCCTCTGTGGGGGTCAGTCTTCAGTGGCCTAGTGTGGCCCCCAAGCCTGAGGCCTCCCATGCTTAGTGTCCCTGGCCCCCTTGGGCACTCTCCCCAGCCAAACACAAGCACAACACTCACTTTGACCCCTATTAGCATCCCTTCCCTCATCACTCTGCCTTCATTGTTTGTGCCCACCACATCAGCCACCCCTGGGACCCCTGCCGTGAAGGTTGTGGGTTATGTGGTGGAGAGAACTGAAGCAAAGCAGGAGTGGGCTACCTTATCCCGGTGCCCATCCCCAACCTGTGCATGTCTGGCCAGAAAGGGATCTTGGCTTAGAGTCCTCCCAGGTTCTGGGTATAAGGTCTGGTCCATGGTGAGTCTTCCTCCACCTTGAGTAAGGACTCTCTTGCTGTCCATGCTAGGCACACCTCTTGCAGAGCTGGGCTTGGCCATGGACCCCCAGGGAGTGTCTGCTGGGTTTTGCATGGAGGAAGACCCTAGGCTCAGGCTAAGAAGAGGCCCAGGAATACCCATGGACTTTGGGTTGTAGGGATGGGGGTGTGTGCAAAGGCGGTCCCATCCCATCCCCTGCCTCCATGCAGTGGCCCCTACCTGTGAAGGTCTGAAGTGGGTTCCAGGGGCCTGTGAGGAGCTGGCCTACACCCTCTACCCTCCTGCTCTGCAATCTGGAATTGCAGCACTGCCTCTGCCCCTCTGAGGGCCGATCCGGCTTCCTCACCCTTCAGACAGTGTCCCAGCTCCAGAGAGACCTGGGGAGGATTACCCAGCTCTGTCTCAGCTTCAGAGGCCTCTTCAATCTCTGGCTGTGGGGTAACTTGGGGGGAGGAGCTAGCCACAGGTGAGTAAATCAAAATGTTCCAGTCAAGCCTCAGCCATGGGAGGCCTGCCTCGCCAACGCTGCTGTGCCTTTAAGGATCGACATGTCATATGGGGGCAGAGGTCACCAGTTAGCTGctgtccacccccccccccccccccgccccatcaGGCTGGCCGATTTGTCCACCTTGAGTTTTCACTCTGTGTATCTCATATCCAACGGCAATActtgcagggaagcctggtccccTCAAGTCCCTCCAGGCCTGAATTTTGCAAAATTAAAGAGGAGGGAGAACCCCAAGTGGAGGCCCCCAGGGCCTGGGGCTCCCCTCTCTCACTTTGTCTAGCTTCCAGGCCTGTTTGCTGCCTTGATTAGCAGCTTGACCCTGGGTTCACCTGGGAGGGAGATCTGTCTTCATACCACCTCCCAGCCCAGAGCCAGGGATCCGTTTGTAGTTTTTTTTGACAACTGAGCATTTCTCTTCTGTAcagactccaataaaaacttcCTATATAATTTGCACTGGGCAATCCCAGGCCAGTTTCATGGAAACACCTCCCTGGAATCTAACAGCACTGCTGGCCAAGCTGCCCCTAAACGTCTCTCCCTCTGGGTCCTGAATTCCTCCTACAGTGCGCCCTTCCTTTGGGTGGGACTTGACTTTTTCCTCTCTGCAAATCCTGGAGCTGAGTCGGGCCAGAAGCAGCGGCCTGGTGGGCTCTAAAGCCCTGTGAGTGCAGGTGGCAGCGCCTGCCTAGGGATGGCTTCAGGGACCCCTAACCCCAGTGAGGCTGGTTCTTAGAGCGAGAAAGtgttagtagctaagtcatgtctgactctttgctactccatggttTGTCCAGGCacgaatagtggagtgggttgccattccatgggaatcttcccgagccagggatcgaacttgtgtttcctgcattgcaggcagattctttaccatctgagccatcggggaagccagGGGCACTGCGATGGGAGACGTGCCTGGGGAGGCGGACTCATTGTGCGGGTTGACCCGCCCACCAACCTGGGCTGGGATTTGGAGGACGCGCCCCTGGGTCCGCGGTGTAAGGGCGCCACCTGGTGGCCCTCATGATTAGTGCAGAAAAGCGGGACCCAAGAGGCCGTCCCAGGACCACCACGGCGGGACCCCAGCCCCGGCTCCAGAGAGCCGGCTGGGTCAGGTACGGGAGCCAGGCCGCCTCTCTCCGCGGTCTGACCAGAACGGGTTTAGCACAGGGCAAGGCAGGGGCAACcccaaaagaaatgttttatacGAAGTTGATGTTTGTATTTCAAACAGATTCACCCAAGTAGGCATCATCATGGGAGAAATTAGAACCTTCATGGCCTCTTTATACCCATTCCACAGGTTCGCACTGTCTTTATTCTGCATTCCAAGATGATGGGAGGAGGTGCCGCGATCTCTTCCTGGTCTCAGCGCAGGATCCCTGTTCTCCACGCCCCCGGCCCGCCCTTCGAGGGCCGGGACTCCCGGGCTAGAGTCCCGGCATAGCAATGACTTCATTTTCGGACGCGTTAACCGTCGCACAGCGCTCCGAGGGTTGTCAAGGATGGTGGGCTCCCTAGAGGCAGCGGTCCGAGGCCGAGACTCTGGGAGGCCGAGGTCTTCTCCGAGAGGGGATAAGTGAACTACCCCCTGGGAGGAGCCGGAGTCTGCCCTAGCACATCTCCAGTTGGCAGGACGGTGCAGGGGTTCCCTACCAGGAGCCTGGCGGAGCAGGGCGTCGGGTGGCGGGGGCGGTAGGCGGAGCACCTCACCAGGCGGGGCCTCTAAGTAGGGGGCTTCTGAGAGAACTGACTTCAGAGCGCGGGCCAGCGGGTGGGCTGCGCCGCGTGCGGAGAGGGTGGGAATCCGTGGAAGCCGAGTGGGtctagggtgggggtgggctgggggcccCTCGCTAGAGGGGCGGGGCCTAGCTCGCTTTGTGCCGGTGGGAACCGGGCGTCCCCCGCCCGCTGAATGGGCCGGGGCGGGGCAGCGATTCTCCTCGCTGTGAGGGGTCCGCTCTGGGCCGCTGCGGACGGCGACCTTCCCACCGCCGCGCGGCCGCGGGGCGGGGGAGAGGGCGGGCTGCCCGCCAAGGGCCCTGGGAAAGGGGCGCAGCCCGGGACAACCCCTCCCAGCCCCACTAGAGGGTGGGAGGAGCAGAGAGCGGGTCCAGCCTGAGTAGGTAGAACTGGGGCGGGGATGGGGTTATGCCTAGACGCTCAGAACCCGGTCCAATCATAGTTTCGTGTATTTCCCCGAGTTAGCAGAGACGCGGCCCCCTCCCGGTCACCCCGTCCTGGGATCAG
The sequence above is drawn from the Dama dama isolate Ldn47 chromosome 14, ASM3311817v1, whole genome shotgun sequence genome and encodes:
- the GPR153 gene encoding probable G-protein coupled receptor 153, which translates into the protein MSDERRLPGSAVGWLACGGLSLLANAWGILSVGAKQKKWKPLEFLLCMLAATHMLNVAVPIATYAVVQLRRQRPDYEWNEGLCKVFVSTFYTLTLATCFSVTSLSYHRMWMVRWPVNYRLSNAKKQAVHTVMGIWMVSFILSALPAVGWHDTSERFYTHGCRFIVAEIGLGFGVCFLLLVGGSMAMGAVCTAIALFQTLAVQVGRRADRRAFTVPTIVVEDAQGKRRSSIDGSEPARTSLQITGLVATIVVIYDCLMGFPVLVVSFSSLRADASAPWMALCVLWCSVTQALLLPVFLWACDRYRADLKAVWEKCMALMANDEDSDDDTSLEGGVPPDLVLEHSLDYSYGGDFVALDRMAKYELSALEEGGLPQFYPLRPLQEDKMQYLQVPPTRRFSHDDADVWAAVPLPTFLPRWGSGEDLAALVMPGGPDWRRGSLLALAEDAPPFRPRRRSAESLLSLRPPVLDDGPRRAPGSPPSSPCRRPGPGVRCASASLLPDAFALTAFEREPQSLRRQPGPPGPFPACALAPDRAQPGGDVAPPGGGAERSPRPLPAAHAHPGTLRTGLSASWGEPGGLRAAGAGSTSSFLSSPSESSGYVTLHSDSLGSAS